The Pseudomonas sp. TH06 genome has a window encoding:
- a CDS encoding helix-hairpin-helix domain-containing protein — MRTGYLYSLIFAFLTSASIAAIAAPVAPSEPVKAPMVMDAAAPSQSAKVDLNGADATTLQKELSGVGEAKAKAIVAYRETNGPFASVDELLEVKGIGKAILDRNREKLEVN, encoded by the coding sequence ATGCGTACCGGTTACTTGTACTCCCTGATATTTGCTTTCCTGACCAGCGCGTCGATTGCAGCGATTGCTGCACCTGTCGCGCCTTCCGAGCCAGTGAAGGCGCCAATGGTAATGGATGCTGCTGCACCTTCTCAGAGTGCGAAAGTCGATCTCAATGGTGCCGACGCAACAACGTTGCAAAAGGAACTGTCCGGTGTAGGCGAGGCCAAGGCCAAAGCGATTGTTGCGTATCGAGAAACAAACGGGCCGTTCGCATCGGTGGATGAGTTGCTGGAAGTGAAGGGGATCGGCAAGGCGATCCTGGATCGCAATCGCGAGAAGCTGGAAGTCAACTAA
- a CDS encoding SDR family oxidoreductase — translation MNSIQSKGTALVTGASSGIGAIYAQRLAARGFDLLLVARDQERLESAASKLRDSHGVQVEVLKADLTQKDDVLKLQQRLRSDSSISLLVNNAGVAANGLLANSDAEQLERLIQLNVTAVTLLASAAAASFAKAGRGTIINIASVVALFPERFNATYSASKAYVLSLTQSLNAELEGTGVKVQAVLPGVTRTEIWERSGIDASGIPAEMVMEAGEMVDAALAGLDQGEVVTIPSLPDAGEWHAFVAARHVMAPNLSRSSAASRYK, via the coding sequence ATGAATTCTATTCAGTCCAAAGGTACAGCGCTCGTCACTGGCGCATCTTCTGGTATTGGTGCGATCTACGCGCAGCGATTGGCGGCTCGCGGTTTTGATTTGCTGTTGGTCGCTCGTGATCAGGAGCGTCTGGAAAGTGCAGCGAGCAAGTTGCGTGATAGCCATGGCGTTCAGGTCGAGGTATTGAAGGCGGATCTGACGCAAAAGGACGATGTGCTGAAACTTCAGCAACGTCTGCGCAGCGACTCAAGTATCAGCTTGCTGGTGAACAACGCCGGTGTGGCGGCGAACGGATTGCTGGCCAATTCAGACGCGGAACAACTGGAGCGTTTGATCCAGTTGAATGTCACTGCCGTCACGCTGTTGGCCTCTGCAGCCGCGGCGAGTTTCGCCAAGGCAGGTCGTGGCACGATCATCAATATCGCCTCGGTGGTCGCGCTGTTTCCGGAGCGTTTCAATGCGACCTACAGCGCCAGCAAAGCTTATGTGTTGAGCCTCACTCAATCCTTGAATGCCGAGCTCGAAGGCACCGGCGTCAAGGTGCAAGCGGTGCTGCCTGGCGTTACCCGTACGGAAATCTGGGAACGATCCGGGATCGACGCCAGCGGCATTCCGGCCGAAATGGTGATGGAGGCCGGCGAGATGGTCGATGCCGCACTGGCAGGTCTGGACCAAGGGGAGGTCGTTACTATCCCGTCCCTGCCGGATGCGGGCGAGTGGCATGCCTTTGTTGCTGCGCGGCACGTCATGGCCCCGAATCTGTCGCGTAGTTCGGCAGCTAGCCGTTACAAGTAA
- the fabF gene encoding beta-ketoacyl-ACP synthase II: MDQRRIVVTGMGLVSPLGSGVEVVWQRLLEGRSGLRNLPEAVVADLPTSVGGRVPTVEEDAEAGFDPDRATPPKEQKKMDRFILFAMEAARQALEQAGWHPSEEKSRERTATIIGSGVGGFGAIADAVRTTDSRGPRRLSPFTIPSFLVNLAAGHVSIQHGLKGPLGAPVTACAAGVQAIGDAARLIRAGEADIAVCGGAEASIDRVSLAGFAAARALSSGYNDTPQRASRPFDSGRDGFVMGEGAGLLVIESLEHALARGAKPLAELVGYGTTADAYHLTAGPEDGSGARRAMELALAQAGVTPAQVQHLNAHATSTPVGDLGELAAIKSVFGVQNKIAVTSTKSATGHLLGAAGGLEAIFTLLAIRDQVVPPTLNFDNPDPASEGVDIVHGQARAMPIEYALSNGFGFGGVNASVLFKRWQD, translated from the coding sequence ATGGATCAGCGTCGAATAGTAGTCACGGGCATGGGCCTGGTTTCACCCTTGGGTAGCGGTGTCGAAGTTGTCTGGCAGCGTTTGCTGGAAGGGCGTTCGGGGCTGCGTAATTTGCCTGAAGCTGTGGTCGCTGACTTGCCCACCAGTGTTGGCGGCAGGGTGCCAACCGTGGAAGAGGACGCCGAGGCCGGTTTCGATCCGGATCGCGCCACGCCGCCCAAAGAACAGAAGAAGATGGATCGCTTCATTCTGTTTGCCATGGAGGCCGCCCGGCAGGCGCTGGAGCAGGCTGGGTGGCATCCGTCCGAAGAAAAAAGCCGGGAGCGCACCGCGACGATTATCGGCTCGGGTGTGGGCGGGTTCGGGGCGATTGCCGATGCCGTACGTACAACTGACAGCCGAGGCCCGCGTCGTTTGTCGCCCTTTACCATTCCTTCCTTTCTGGTCAATCTGGCGGCCGGGCATGTGTCGATTCAGCATGGCCTCAAAGGGCCATTGGGCGCGCCGGTAACGGCCTGTGCTGCCGGGGTTCAGGCGATTGGCGACGCGGCGCGGCTGATTCGTGCTGGTGAAGCCGACATTGCTGTGTGCGGTGGAGCGGAAGCTTCGATCGATCGGGTCAGCCTTGCCGGTTTCGCGGCAGCTCGGGCGCTGTCCAGTGGCTACAACGACACGCCGCAGCGCGCCTCCCGACCGTTCGACAGCGGTCGTGATGGCTTTGTCATGGGCGAGGGCGCGGGCCTGCTGGTGATCGAGTCTCTGGAGCATGCCCTGGCACGTGGCGCGAAACCCTTGGCCGAGCTGGTCGGTTACGGCACCACGGCCGATGCCTATCATCTGACAGCGGGCCCTGAAGACGGCAGCGGTGCACGGCGAGCAATGGAGTTGGCGCTGGCTCAGGCCGGTGTTACGCCGGCTCAGGTGCAGCACCTTAATGCTCACGCCACTTCCACGCCGGTGGGCGATCTTGGCGAGTTGGCGGCGATCAAAAGCGTCTTCGGTGTGCAGAATAAAATCGCCGTGACCTCGACCAAATCCGCCACCGGGCATCTGCTCGGTGCTGCTGGCGGGCTTGAAGCGATCTTCACGTTATTGGCAATTCGTGATCAGGTCGTTCCGCCGACGCTCAACTTCGATAATCCCGACCCTGCCAGCGAAGGTGTGGACATCGTTCATGGCCAGGCACGGGCGATGCCGATCGAATACGCATTGTCCAACGGCTTCGGTTTTGGCGGGGTAAACGCCAGCGTGCTGTTCAAGCGTTGGCAGGATTAG
- a CDS encoding TetR/AcrR family transcriptional regulator, whose product MRYSQDHKAQTHQRIIKEASARFRKDGIGATGLQPLMKALGLTHGGFYSHFKSKDELVEKALQEASDQVDGLCAEIFAQENPLHVFIDTYLSEWHQTSPHEGCPLLTISSELGLRGQPSPTSDSVLNARLEQIDNTLEGDNSTDRAIVIMSTLVGALLLSRSVADAGFAQRILDVTRDHLKQSED is encoded by the coding sequence ATGCGTTACTCGCAAGACCACAAAGCCCAGACCCATCAGCGCATCATCAAGGAAGCTTCCGCACGATTTCGCAAGGACGGCATCGGCGCAACCGGCCTGCAGCCACTAATGAAGGCGCTGGGCTTGACCCATGGCGGTTTCTACTCGCACTTCAAATCCAAGGACGAGTTGGTTGAAAAGGCATTGCAAGAAGCAAGCGATCAGGTTGATGGGCTGTGCGCGGAAATTTTTGCGCAGGAAAATCCGCTGCACGTGTTTATCGACACCTACTTGTCCGAATGGCATCAGACCTCCCCGCATGAAGGCTGCCCTCTCCTGACCATCTCCTCTGAGCTGGGCCTGCGCGGACAACCCAGCCCAACCAGTGACTCCGTACTCAACGCGCGACTGGAGCAGATCGACAACACCCTCGAAGGTGACAATAGTACCGACCGGGCCATCGTCATCATGTCGACGCTGGTCGGCGCTCTGCTGCTGTCACGCAGTGTCGCGGATGCCGGGTTTGCGCAGCGCATTCTTGACGTCACCCGCGACCATCTCAAACAGTCGGAAGACTAA
- a CDS encoding DUF2897 family protein — MPWYAWLILVVAIGSIVGGLMMLRDTANKVELTDEERKRVAQRNAEMDAKEAQDR, encoded by the coding sequence ATGCCTTGGTATGCCTGGTTGATTCTGGTCGTTGCAATCGGCTCGATCGTTGGCGGGTTGATGATGTTGCGAGACACCGCCAACAAGGTCGAACTGACCGATGAAGAACGCAAGCGCGTCGCGCAACGCAACGCGGAAATGGACGCGAAAGAAGCACAAGATCGCTAA
- the eat gene encoding ethanolamine permease, with translation MNTQLKPTLGTLHLWGIAVGLVISGEYFGWSYGWGVAGTLGFLVTSFMVATMYTCFIFSFTELTTAIPHAGGPFAYSRRAFGEKGGLIAGLATLIEFVFAPPAIALAIGAYLNVQFPALDPKHAAVGAYIVFMGLNILGVKLAATFELIVCVLAVAELLVFMGVVAPAFSFSNFALNGWAGSDVFGAPAIAGMFAAIPFAIWFFLAIEGAAMAAEEAKDPKRTIPKAYISGILTLVLLAMGVMFFAGGVGDWRTLANINDPLPQAMKTVVGDNSGWLHMLVWIGLFGLVASFHGIILGYSRQFFALARAGYLPASLAKLSRFQTPHRAIIVGGIIGIAAIYSDGLINLGGMTLTAAMITMAVFGAIVMYIMSMLSLFKLRKSEPNLERTFRAPCYPLIPLIALMLAVVCLVAMAWFNALIGLIFLGFMAVGFGYFLLTGQLRANAPADAMLTGL, from the coding sequence ATGAACACACAACTCAAACCCACGCTGGGCACGTTGCACCTGTGGGGCATTGCAGTCGGGCTGGTGATTTCCGGGGAATACTTCGGCTGGAGTTATGGCTGGGGCGTGGCCGGAACACTGGGCTTTCTGGTGACCTCGTTCATGGTCGCGACCATGTACACCTGCTTTATTTTCAGCTTCACCGAACTGACCACGGCGATACCTCACGCGGGCGGGCCATTTGCTTACAGTCGCCGAGCATTTGGTGAGAAAGGTGGATTGATCGCCGGGCTGGCGACGCTGATCGAATTCGTTTTCGCGCCACCAGCCATTGCGCTGGCTATCGGCGCTTACCTGAATGTGCAATTCCCCGCGCTCGATCCGAAACACGCGGCGGTCGGCGCCTACATCGTGTTCATGGGCTTGAACATCCTTGGCGTGAAACTGGCGGCGACCTTCGAGTTGATCGTCTGCGTACTCGCCGTCGCCGAGTTGCTGGTGTTCATGGGGGTCGTCGCCCCGGCCTTCAGCTTCAGCAACTTCGCCCTCAATGGCTGGGCTGGCTCGGACGTTTTCGGTGCGCCGGCAATTGCCGGGATGTTTGCGGCGATTCCATTTGCCATCTGGTTCTTCCTCGCCATCGAAGGCGCGGCCATGGCCGCCGAAGAAGCCAAGGACCCAAAACGCACAATTCCCAAGGCTTACATCAGCGGCATCCTGACCCTGGTGTTGCTGGCCATGGGTGTGATGTTCTTCGCAGGTGGCGTCGGCGACTGGCGCACCCTGGCAAACATCAACGACCCACTGCCGCAGGCGATGAAAACCGTGGTCGGCGACAATTCCGGCTGGCTGCACATGCTGGTCTGGATCGGCCTGTTCGGGCTGGTGGCAAGTTTCCACGGCATCATTCTTGGCTACTCGCGACAGTTCTTCGCCCTCGCCCGCGCCGGTTACCTGCCGGCCTCGCTGGCCAAGCTGTCGCGCTTCCAGACGCCGCACCGGGCGATCATCGTCGGCGGCATCATCGGCATCGCAGCGATCTATAGCGATGGTCTGATCAACCTCGGTGGGATGACCCTCACTGCTGCGATGATCACCATGGCGGTGTTCGGCGCAATCGTGATGTACATCATGAGCATGCTTAGTCTATTCAAACTGCGTAAATCCGAGCCGAACCTGGAGCGTACATTCCGTGCGCCGTGCTATCCGCTGATCCCGTTGATCGCCTTGATGCTGGCGGTGGTGTGTCTGGTGGCGATGGCGTGGTTCAACGCCTTGATCGGGCTGATTTTTCTCGGATTCATGGCTGTGGGCTTTGGCTACTTCCTGCTCACCGGTCAACTACGGGCCAACGCACCGGCCGATGCGATGCTGACCGGCCTGTAG
- the kdpF gene encoding K(+)-transporting ATPase subunit F translates to MSVLDGVSLLLAVGLFIYLLVALLRADRN, encoded by the coding sequence ATGAGCGTTCTGGACGGGGTGTCCCTGCTGCTGGCAGTGGGGCTGTTCATTTATCTGTTGGTTGCGCTGTTGCGCGCGGACCGAAACTAG